The following are from one region of the Vicugna pacos chromosome 9, VicPac4, whole genome shotgun sequence genome:
- the VPS4A gene encoding vacuolar protein sorting-associated protein 4A isoform X2, whose protein sequence is MTTSTLQKAIDLVTKATEEDKAKNYEEALRLYQHAVEYFLHAIKYEAHSDKAKESIRAKCMQYLDRAEKLKDYLRNKEKHGKKPVKENQSESKGDSDSEGDNPEKKKLQEQLMGAVVMEKPNIRWNDVAGLEGAKEALKEAVILPIKFPHLFTGKRTPWRGILLFGPPGTGKSYLAKAVATEANNSTFFSVSSSDLMSKWLGESEKLVKNLFELARQHKPSIIFIDEVDSLCGSRNENESEAARRIKTEFLVQMQGVGSNNDGTLVLGATNIPWVLDSAIRRRFEKRIYIPLPEEAARAQMFRLHLGSTPHNLTDANIHELARKTEGYSGADISIIVRDSLMQPVRKVQSATHFKKVCGPSRTNPSIMIDDLLTPCSPGDPGAMEMTWMDVPGDKLLEPVVCMSDMLRSLATTRPTVNADDLLKVKKFSEDFGQES, encoded by the exons AAAGCCATTGATCTGGtgacaaaagccacagaagagGATAAAGCCAAGAATTACGAGGAGGCGCTCCGGCTCTACCAGCATGCCGTGGAGTATTTCCTGCATGCTATCAAGT ATGAGGCACACAGCGACAAAGCCAAGGAAAGCATTCGAGCCAAGTGCATGCAGTACCTAGACCGGGCGGAGAAGCTGAAGGATTATTTACGAAACAAAGAGAAGCATGGCAAGAAGCCAGTCAAAGAGAATCAGAGTGAGAGCAAGGG TGATAGTGACAGTGAAGGGGATAatccagagaaaaagaaactgcAAGAACAGCTGATGG GTGCTGTTGTGATGGAAAAGCCCAACATTCGGTGGAATGACGTGGCTGGGCTGGAGGGGGCCAAGGAAGCCCTCAAAGAAGCTGTCATTTTACCAATTAAATTCCCACACTTGTTCACAG GCAAGCGGACCCCTTGGCGGGGGATACTGCTCTTTGGACCCCCCGGCACAGGGAAGTCCTACCTGGCCAAAGCAGTGGCAACAGAGGCCAACAACTCCACCTTCTTCTCTGTGTCCTCCTCAGACCTGATGTCCAAGTGGTTGGGGGAGAGTGAGAA GCTAGTCAAGAACCTGTTTGAGCTGGCCAGGCAGCACAAGCCCTCCATCATCTTCATCGACGAGGTGGATTCGCTCTGTGGATCCCGCAACGAGAATGAGAGTGAGGCCGCCCGAAGGATCAAAACGGAATTCCTGGTCCAGATGCAGG GGGTGGGGAGTAACAACGACGGGACCCTCGTACTTGGTGCCACAAACATCCCGTGGGTGTTGGATTCCGCCATTAGGAGGAG GTTTGAAAAGAGAATTTACATCCCATTGCCAGAAGAGGCTGCCCGCGCCCAGATGTTCCGGCTGCACCTGGGGAGCACTCCCCACAACctcacagatgccaacatccatgagCTGGCCCGGAAGACGGAGGGCTACTCGGGTGCAGACATCAGCATCATCGTGCGGGACTCCCTCATGCAGCCAGTGAGGAAAGTGCAGTCAGCAACACACTTCAAAAAG GTCTGTGGCCCTTCCCGCACCAACCCTAGCATTATGATCGACGACCTCCTGACCCCATGCTCACCAGGCGACCCAGGGGCCATGGAGATGACCTGGATGGATGTCCCTGGGGACAAACTCTTAGAGCCTGTGGTTTGCATG TCGGACATGCTCCGGTCTTTGGCCACCACTCGGCCCACCGTGAATGCAGACGACCTCCTGAAAGTGAAGAAATTCTCAGAGGACTTTGGACAGGAGAGTTAA
- the VPS4A gene encoding vacuolar protein sorting-associated protein 4A isoform X1, translating to MTTSTLQKAIDLVTKATEEDKAKNYEEALRLYQHAVEYFLHAIKYEAHSDKAKESIRAKCMQYLDRAEKLKDYLRNKEKHGKKPVKENQSESKGSDSDSEGDNPEKKKLQEQLMGAVVMEKPNIRWNDVAGLEGAKEALKEAVILPIKFPHLFTGKRTPWRGILLFGPPGTGKSYLAKAVATEANNSTFFSVSSSDLMSKWLGESEKLVKNLFELARQHKPSIIFIDEVDSLCGSRNENESEAARRIKTEFLVQMQGVGSNNDGTLVLGATNIPWVLDSAIRRRFEKRIYIPLPEEAARAQMFRLHLGSTPHNLTDANIHELARKTEGYSGADISIIVRDSLMQPVRKVQSATHFKKVCGPSRTNPSIMIDDLLTPCSPGDPGAMEMTWMDVPGDKLLEPVVCMSDMLRSLATTRPTVNADDLLKVKKFSEDFGQES from the exons AAAGCCATTGATCTGGtgacaaaagccacagaagagGATAAAGCCAAGAATTACGAGGAGGCGCTCCGGCTCTACCAGCATGCCGTGGAGTATTTCCTGCATGCTATCAAGT ATGAGGCACACAGCGACAAAGCCAAGGAAAGCATTCGAGCCAAGTGCATGCAGTACCTAGACCGGGCGGAGAAGCTGAAGGATTATTTACGAAACAAAGAGAAGCATGGCAAGAAGCCAGTCAAAGAGAATCAGAGTGAGAGCAAGGG CAGTGATAGTGACAGTGAAGGGGATAatccagagaaaaagaaactgcAAGAACAGCTGATGG GTGCTGTTGTGATGGAAAAGCCCAACATTCGGTGGAATGACGTGGCTGGGCTGGAGGGGGCCAAGGAAGCCCTCAAAGAAGCTGTCATTTTACCAATTAAATTCCCACACTTGTTCACAG GCAAGCGGACCCCTTGGCGGGGGATACTGCTCTTTGGACCCCCCGGCACAGGGAAGTCCTACCTGGCCAAAGCAGTGGCAACAGAGGCCAACAACTCCACCTTCTTCTCTGTGTCCTCCTCAGACCTGATGTCCAAGTGGTTGGGGGAGAGTGAGAA GCTAGTCAAGAACCTGTTTGAGCTGGCCAGGCAGCACAAGCCCTCCATCATCTTCATCGACGAGGTGGATTCGCTCTGTGGATCCCGCAACGAGAATGAGAGTGAGGCCGCCCGAAGGATCAAAACGGAATTCCTGGTCCAGATGCAGG GGGTGGGGAGTAACAACGACGGGACCCTCGTACTTGGTGCCACAAACATCCCGTGGGTGTTGGATTCCGCCATTAGGAGGAG GTTTGAAAAGAGAATTTACATCCCATTGCCAGAAGAGGCTGCCCGCGCCCAGATGTTCCGGCTGCACCTGGGGAGCACTCCCCACAACctcacagatgccaacatccatgagCTGGCCCGGAAGACGGAGGGCTACTCGGGTGCAGACATCAGCATCATCGTGCGGGACTCCCTCATGCAGCCAGTGAGGAAAGTGCAGTCAGCAACACACTTCAAAAAG GTCTGTGGCCCTTCCCGCACCAACCCTAGCATTATGATCGACGACCTCCTGACCCCATGCTCACCAGGCGACCCAGGGGCCATGGAGATGACCTGGATGGATGTCCCTGGGGACAAACTCTTAGAGCCTGTGGTTTGCATG TCGGACATGCTCCGGTCTTTGGCCACCACTCGGCCCACCGTGAATGCAGACGACCTCCTGAAAGTGAAGAAATTCTCAGAGGACTTTGGACAGGAGAGTTAA